The window AACGACACTTTAAACTAATAAAAACGTCAAACGCCGATCATCAATTCGATAGCAAAACAAGCAACGTTTAAAAAGAGTTATAATTAGGAAATTTACACAACTTGCACAATAAACTTCAAGAGTCGCTAAGAAGCTTTGTTTACATCGATAACAAAGTAGATGAAGAGCTCGTAAACAGTTTAATCCCGTAATAAAAAGGCTATACACCTGAACTATATCGATCTATCGGGACTGGATTAAAAATACCGTAAAACAAAAAAAGACGTCGGCAGTGGTGTCTTCAGTAGGCTATtgattaaacaaataaaaatgcgTTTCGCTAGCTGAAAGGCGATAGGCAACGTGACGGTGGAGGGTCGTAAAAACGTATGGCACAGAGGAACCGACTAACTGCAGTAGTAAACCGGCTCGTTTTGTATACAGGCCCCTTGTTATAGCTCGGTAAACAGAGCGCCGCCGTGTGTCGCCGCCTTTACGGCCAGCCTTTGTGACTTTAGTACGGACGTGGCTTGAGACGGTGGCGATTCTGACAAACAATCACATTGGTACTAAATTGGATTAGTCTGGATTCAATAGCGTATTGGTTGGTTACATTCTCATTTCGTTATCCATGTCCCTTCATTCAAAACCAAGGAAATATACAACCGAGAAAGAGTAATTCTGAATTTGTGAAGATAGGAAACCCCCATTGTAGTAGACGTTGACAATTTCACAGACCACCGTGTTAAactacaaaaacattatttacagAAAATACCTATGTAGTTTCGAAATCGAATTTCAAGTGTTTTTTTAGAATAAAACCAGGCAAGGCAAGGACtctcgcacgaagggttccataccataatgcaaaaaaaaggaaaaagagaacggtcacccatccaagtactgaccccgccagacgttgcttaacttcggtcaaaaatcacgtttgttgtatgggagccccacttaaatctttattttattctgtttttagtatttgttgttgtagcggcaacagaaatacatcatctgtgaaaatttcaactgtatagctatcacggttcgtgagatacagcctggtgacagacggacggaaggacggacggacagcagagtcttagtaatatggtcccgttttaccctttgggtacggaaccctaaaaagcaacaAATATATACGTACAACAATACTCCTTAAAAAGTTGGGATCTTTTGCACTAAAACAACTCAGTGTAAGAACTCCTTGAGCTTTTTAAAACCAATACTCTAAACTGTTTTCCTTTTGTTACAGATTACGGATACGGGCACCCCGGCGCCTTTAGTCCGTTCCTTCTTAACCCGGGCTGGCTGGACGCGGCGTACCTCAACTACGCGTGGGCCGACTACTTCAGGCCACCGCAGATGCGGGATCAAGCCCTTGTTAAAGGTTTGTATTTTTAATCATCGCAATATATTATTGATTCCCAAAACTGTACTTCAGTGTCACCATTAAAGACAACCTCAATTCTACATTTGGACGGATCCTCTAATAGTTATTAGAAGCCACAAAAAGATTTTTGTCGCTTGACCTCCTTGTTAACAATGGATACTCGCAAATCCCTCGAAGCGGATCAAACAAAGCGCCCCGTGTTTAGCACTCAAAAACTCCCAATACATCCTTTTTTACCGGCAtttgttaatttaaaaattccCGATTTAGCAAACAGCACTCGAAAACATGTTGCTTGCAACAGCACCCCCTCAAGGCCGTACAATGCTAAAGCGGCTCAAATAAAAGAAGCAGCTCTTGAGCGCTGAAAAACAACACCGCCCCGACCGAAGCAAAACCACCCGTTGAAGTCCGCGTAGGGGGAAGTGGGGAGCACCTATAGAAAAAGGATAAAAAATCATCGCCTTCACGTTCGAGAGAGTGTGGAGTCAATTTTATTCCAATGTAGGCGGCCGCGCCACCAGCCACTTTTTGTTTCCGTCGTTGAAACGCGAGGAGCGCTGTACTCAAACGCCTACAGACTTTTATTAAACCTACATTAGCTTCGTTTGCACAGCAGAATTCATAAAGTTGGGAAATGAATAGACaccttatttttattactataCTCGTACGTCGACTATTTGCCTGTTGTTGGGGTTTTTCTTCCGCTTCTCTAATTTAACATTTCGCTCTGATGCTCTTTCCGCGAACGAAGCTTTAAATTACAATTGCAGCTTTTTAGTAGCAAATAATTTTTCGAATAACTCGAACTCAAGTTTGTAACCATAAATTATTTGCGTATCTGTTTCATAAACATGGTTAATTCTTTGAACCCTAATTAAAAATAACGGACAAAGCAAAAACAGAATCAAATCCAACGAGCGGGGATCACCTCAATCAGGCGCGACGCCGATATTGGCCCCCACCTCGCCAAATTACCCCCTACTTACGGCCCCTCCCACCCTCACTGCCTTTAAAGTGGTCTGCGCACCACTGCTACTGCTTCAAACAGAAAAAGTGCAAAAGAGGCGAGCTCGGCACCACCTCGAAGCCCTTTGTGGCCCAATCTGCGCCGGCATCGTGTCCTTTTTATGCGCCTGCTTCTCTTACACGCTATCGAGAATCAAAGCTTGCTCGGCGCTACAAGAACATTTTGAACACTGCTGCTAATGAAAATTTCACGTTTTCCGAGCCCTCTTTGTCCGCTCTGTGCGATCCCTCGCTCCTTATCGCGATGGAACTCTGTGGCACACGTGTTCGCGCGTGCTCGGCATCGCTAATGCCCCGACATGTACTCTACTCAACAGAAAGGAGATGTATCGTGCCGAATTACGCCGGCGTGTCTGCTCCGTAAAAGACGACGTtcggataaataaatattgcacCCTCGCCCTCCGATATTGCGCTAAAAAAACATCCCTTTCGGTGAAGCCGCCTTTAAACGCCTACAGATTGTACATTATCCTTAGTACGATTATGCACCCTCGTTGTTCAGGGAATCAACGGAGTGCCCGCGGGCCCGGGCGTCCCCAGGGAGCCGTATCTCATATTACGTCATGTCGGCAAATCAGACTACAGTAGCTGCCGTAAAAACCTGAATATTGAGTTTGAGGGAAATTAACGTTTGTTTTTCCTTGTCAACAGGTGGAACCTTACCGCCTCCCGTGCCGCTACCGGGAGCCGATCTCTTCCCGTTCCCTCCTGCGATAGCTAACCTGCCGCCAGGAGCCGGTGGTCTGATACCTCCGCCCGGCGCATTTCTGCCAGGCAATGGACTATTGCCATTCGGCCCGCATCCTGGTGATTTGGCGTTGAAGACGTTGCCTCCCGAGCTAACGATGAAAAACGGAATGAATCCTTACGATGCTTTGAGGCAGCTTCAAAGCAACGTGTCTTCATTGGACAATTCTAGTGCTCGTCTGTCTCCAACGAGCAGTAGGCAGAGCGGTAGTCCGCGCAGCATAATCAATGCCAGTCCGGATAGATCGAAAGCGGACTCAAAGTCTGAAGTGAAGTCAGAAGCCACAATCTCTGATGAATCGGACGAAGAGCCGATAGAGGTGGTGAAATCAGCTTTCCACCCGACTAGACCTGCGAACGTCGAGTTACAGGAGATGAAACAAGTACAGGCGGCGGACTCGACAGTGTCGGACCGGCCGCGTGTGCGCAACGAGCTGAAAGCGCCGACGCAGCGCACCACACGCATCGTATCTACCAGTCCCACATCAACCAAAATCTCCAACGGGACGATATCAACGCACAAATCCGTCTGGCGGCCATATTAACCATAGTAGTCAAGTGTTATCTTAATTGTAGTATCCGCTCTTCGTTGAGCCTGTTAAAATGTGATAAACCAATGAGCTTGTACATAGGTGTAAAGATTTAAATTTGATTTATATGAGATATTTATTGTTAGCGTGATGTAAAATTTGTGATTAAGCATTTCTAGCTGGTCTAGATTACTTGTACGGATGCATGTAAATAGATATTATAGGTACttgaaataaatgtaaaatacgGTTAGTATTATTGCACATGTGTTCAAGCTTGTCTACATTAGAGTACCTAATAagcattgtttatttttaaaatattttattaggtagTACTTCATAGCGCCCTTTAAAACcatttagatatataattagATGTATTTGACGATTTTCTTTGAAAATGACTGATTACTATTAATCTAAGTATACAGATACTTGTATCAttgtaaataatgtaagtacatatttattatcttGACAAAGTGTAGATATAGTCATAATGGTAATTATACCGACGCCGgttgtaaaaatgtatttagaAAATCGAGATAAAGAGAGTattctaaaaattaaaacacaatTTTATTACACCCTAATTTCACCCCATTATCTCTGAGGAGCCAACAAAGCAGGCAATTTTAACCAAGGATCTGACCTTTCCGGCTAACCCGATGAAAACCCATGTGGTTATTGTTTGTTGGTATAAGATGAAACAAACACATGACAAGGCGACTACTGCGCCATATTTGCGGCAGAACACGCACACAATCTGTCAAGCACATGTTTGCGAAGGACATTGTGGTGACTGGTACTCTATAAATTACATACTTCACAGTCCTCAAAGCAGTAGCAATAGAGTTTTATTTAGCGAAATCACGAAGTTGGTGGTGAATATGAACACGCATTTTTTGCGAAATAGcgatacaaaatataaaaaacacgTCACCTGAGTTTCAAGTAGTGCATAGTATACGACTGAAACGGGATATTTAGTTGAAGCCGATTTGGTACCTACTacaacctacctaacctactcGTATTCCATTGGGTCTTTAGTGAATAGATACCTAATACCGTACATTATTGGTAAATTGTTATATCTATGTAAAggtttttttaagtaggtatattttaattgtaacaACGACAAATTTCTTTACTCTGATTATCTTAATACCTGCTCAAATGCCAAATTAGGTAGGCTACCTATGATTTCAGCTTAATCGGACATCTATGAAATTGGCTCTAAAAATGTCACTTGCATGATTTGACTTAAACCGAAAAACAAACATTTTCAGCTTTTAAAAAGGCGTCTGATTCTGATATTGAATAAAACCATAACCGCGTTAAGCACACCGGCTTCCACGACATCCATAGGTTGACCCCGTGTTTGAGGAGAGGATCGCGGCGGGCGGGGCGCAA of the Cydia fagiglandana chromosome 17, ilCydFagi1.1, whole genome shotgun sequence genome contains:
- the LOC134672501 gene encoding segmentation protein Runt, producing MHLPHASPPAASMADVYSHIHDYYRQSHGELVQTGSPAVLCSALPNHWRSNKSLPVAFKVVALDDVQDGTLVTIKAGNDENVMAELRNCTAVMKNQVAKFNDLRFVGRSGRGKSFSLTITISTFPSQVASYTKAIKVTVDGPREPRTKQNYGYGHPGAFSPFLLNPGWLDAAYLNYAWADYFRPPQMRDQALVKGGTLPPPVPLPGADLFPFPPAIANLPPGAGGLIPPPGAFLPGNGLLPFGPHPGDLALKTLPPELTMKNGMNPYDALRQLQSNVSSLDNSSARLSPTSSRQSGSPRSIINASPDRSKADSKSEVKSEATISDESDEEPIEVVKSAFHPTRPANVELQEMKQVQAADSTVSDRPRVRNELKAPTQRTTRIVSTSPTSTKISNGTISTHKSVWRPY